From the Lolium rigidum isolate FL_2022 chromosome 2, APGP_CSIRO_Lrig_0.1, whole genome shotgun sequence genome, one window contains:
- the LOC124686078 gene encoding protein ACCUMULATION AND REPLICATION OF CHLOROPLASTS 6, chloroplastic-like: MEGFHNLLARPNSAPLAFSLPRPRRRPPPPRPHTIACRAASRWADRLFADFHLLPAASAAPEPPSAAPASASPFVPLFPDAADRSLPLQVDFYKVLGAEPHFLGDGVRRAFEARTAKPPQYGYSTDTLVGRRQILQIAHDTLTDQSSRTEYDRTLSENRDAALMLDVAWDKVPGVLCALQEAGEARAVLAIGEQLLEDRPPKRFKQDVVLAMALAYVDLSRDSMAASPPDVIFCCEVLEKALKLLQEDGASNLAPDLLSQIDETLEEITPRCALELLALPLDEKHQSKRQEGLRGVRNILWSVGRGGIATVGGGFSREAYMNEAFLQMTSAEQMDFFSKTPNSIPPEWFEIYSVALANVAQAIVSKRPELIMMADDLFEQLQKFNIGSQYAYDNEMDLALERALCSLLVGDITNCRIWLAIDNESSPHRDPKIVEFIVNNSSIDQENDLLPGLCKLLETWLVSEVFPRSRDTRGMQFRLGDYYDDPKVLSYLEMMEGGGASHLAAAAAIAKLGAQATAALGTVKSSALQAFSKIFPLIEQLDLSAMENPDNGLEGSLQKFDLKNVMGFDIHDSKNAALKIVSAGALFGLLAVIGLKYMPRKRVLPAIRSEHEAVAVANVVDSVDDDAFDESIQIPRMDAKLAEDIVRKWQSIKSKALGSDHSVASLQEVLAGNMLKVWTDRAAEIEQHGWFWDYTLSDVTIDSITISLDGRRASVEATIEEAGRLTDITDSKNNDSYDTKYTTRYEMAFTKSGGWKITEGAVLKS; the protein is encoded by the exons atggAGGGCTTCCACAACCTCCTGGCGCGCCCCAACTCCGCGCCGCTCGCCTTCTCCCTCCCGCGCCCGCGCCGCaggccgccaccgccacgcccTCACACCATCGCCTGCCGCGCCGCCAGCCGCTGGGCCGACCGCCTCTTCGCCGACTTCCACCTcctccccgccgcctccgccgcgcccgaGCCGCCCTCCGCGGCCCCCGCCTCCGCGTCCCCCTTCGTCCCGCTCTTCCCCGACGCCGCCGACCGATCTCTCCCCCTCCAAGTCGACTTCTACAAG GTTCTGGGCGCAGAGCCCCACTTCCTCGGCGACGGTGTCAGGAGGGCGTTCGAGGCGCGGACAGCCAAGCCGCCGCAGTACGGTTACAGCACGGACACGCTCGTCGGCCGCCGGCAGATACTGCAGATCGCCCACGACACTCTCACCGACCAGAGCTCCCGCACGGAGTACGACCGCACGCTTTCCGAGAACCGTGATGCGGCGCTTATGCTGGATGTTGCTTGGGACAAG GTTCCGGGCGTGCTGTGTGCCCTTCAGGAGGCTGGGGAGGCACGGGCGGTGCTTGCGATCGGAGAGCAGTTGCTGGAGGATCGCCCGCCCAAACGGTTCAAGCAGGATGTGGTGCTGGCAATGGCTCTGGCTTATGTGGACCTATCGAGGGATTCGATGGCGGCAAGCCCTCCAGATGTGATTTTCTGCTGTGAGGTGCTTGAAAAGGCCCTCAAGCTCTTGCAG GAGGATGGGGCAAGCAATCTCGCACCTGATCTGCTGTCACAGATTGATGAAACTTTGGAGGAGATCACACCTCGTTGTGCTTTGGAGCTTCTTGCACTTCCTCTTGATGAAAAACATCAGAGTAAACGCCAAGAAGGTCTTCGAGGTGTGAGAAACATTTTATGGAGTGTTGGTAGAGGAGGTATTGCTACTGTTGGAGGAGGATTTTCTCGTGAAGCTTACATGAATGAGGCCTTTTTGCAGATGACGTCGGCTGAGCAG ATGGATTTCTTTTCAAAAACTCCGAATAGCATACCACCTGAGTGGTTCGAAATCTACAGTGTGGCACTAGCAAATGTTGCTCAAGCAATTGTAAGTAAAAGGCCAGAGCTCATCATGATGGCAGATGATCTTTTCGAACAGCTCCAGAAGTTTAATATAGGTTCTCAATATGCTTATGATAACGAGATGGATCTTGCATTGGAAAGGGCACTCTGCTCATTGCTTgtgggagatattaccaactgcaGAATTTGGCTTGCAATTGATAATGAATCCTCACCACATAGAGACCCCAAAATTGTAGAGTTTATTGTGAACAACTCTAGCATCGACCAAGAGAATGATCTTCTTCCAGGGCTGTGTAAGCTTTTGGAGACTTGGCTTGTCTCAGAGGTTTTCCCTAGGAGCAGAGATACTCGAGGTATGCAGTTCAGACTTGGAGACTACTATGATGACCCAAAAGTTTTAAGCTACCTAGAAATGATGGAAGGTGGTGGTGCTTCTCATTTGGCTGCTGCTGCCGCTATAGCAAAACTGGGAGCTCAAGCTACAGCTGCTCTTGGTACCGTCAAATCAAGTGCTCTCCAAGCATTCAGCAAGATTTTTCCATTGATAGAACAGCTAGATCTTTCAGCCATGGAAAATCCTGACAATGGTCTTGAGGGTTCTCTTCAGAAATTTGATCTGAAAAATGTTATGGGATTTGACATACATGATTCTAAAAATGCGGCCTTGAAGATTGTCTCTGCTGGTGCATTGTTTGGTCTGTTGGCAGTAATAGGCCTCAAGTACATGCCTCGTAAGAGGGTGCTCCCTGCTATCAGGAGTGAGCACGAGGCCGTGGCAGTTGCTAATGTTGTTGACTCAGTTGATG ATGATGCATTCGACGAGTCAATACAGATTCCTAGAATGGATGCAAAGTTGGCAGAAGACATTGTGCGCAAGTGGCAGAGTATCAAATCCAAGGCCTTGGGATCGGATCATTCTGTTGCGTCATTGCAAGAG GTTCTTGCTGGCAACATGCTAAAGGTATGGACGGACCGAGCCGCAGAGATCGAGCAGCATGGCTGGTTCTGGGACTACACGCTGTCCGACGTGACGATCGACAGCATCACCATCTCCCTGGACGGACGGCGGGCGAGCGTGGAGGCAACAATCGAGGAGGCTGGCCGGCTCACTGACATAACCGACTCAAAGAACAACGATTCGTACGACACGAAGTACACCACCCGGTATGAGATGGCCTTCACCAAATCAGGAGGGTGGAAGATAACCGAAGGCGCGGTCCTCAAGTCTTAG
- the LOC124686079 gene encoding uncharacterized protein LOC124686079, which produces MAAPMASPLTAVARAARLHPVSCSASTPKNPKHSPQHQPPRPSTSPLPTALVAAAAPLLLAALPPPDALAVGGELGILEGTTVALLHPAIMGGLFAYTLWAGYLGWQWRRVRTVQDEITDLKKQLKPAATAAVAVGAGDSAPPAPPAAKSPTEIKIDELTEERKKLVKGSYRDKHFNAGSILLGLGVTESVGGALNTYLRTGKLFPGPHLFAGAAITVLWAAAAALVPAMQKGNETARSLHIALNTINVLLFVWQIPTGLEIVGKVFEFTKWP; this is translated from the exons ATGGCCGCACCGATGGCCtcgccgctcacggccgtcgcccgcgccgcccgcctgCACCCTGTCTCCTGCTCCGCCTCCACGCCCAAGAACCCCAAGCATTCGCCGCAACACCAACCACCGCGGCCATCCACCTCTCCTCTACCAACGGCGCTCGTGGCCGCAGCGGCGCCGCTGCTGCTGGCGGCGCTCCCGCCCCCGGACGCGCTGGCGGTGGGCGGCGAGCTGGGCATCCTGGAGGGAACCACAGTCGCGCTGCTGCACCCGGCCATCATGGGCGGCCTCTTCGCCTACACGCTCTGGGCGGGCTACCTCGGCTGGCAGTGGCGCCGCGTCCGCACCGTGCAGGACGAGATCACCGACCTCAAGAAGCAGCTCAaaccggccgccaccgccgccgtcgccgtcggagCCGGGGACTCGGCCCCGCCCGCCCCTCCTGCCGCCAAGTCGCCCACCGAGATCAAGATCGACGAGCTCACCGAG GAGAGGAAGAAGCTGGTGAAGGGGTCGTATAGGGACAAGCACTTCAACGCGGGGTCCATCCTGCTGGGGCTGGGCGTCACCGAGTCCGTCGGCGGCGCGCTCAACACCTACCTGCGCACGGGGAAGCTCTTCCCGGGCCCGCACCTCTTCGCCGGCGCCGCCATCACCGTGCTCtgggcggccgccgcggcgctGGTCCCGGCCATGCAGAAGGGGAACGAGACGGCAAGGAGCCTGCACATCGCGCTCAACACCATCAACGTCCTGCTATTCGTCTGGCAGATCCCCACCGGGCTCGAGATCGTAGGCAAGGTCTTCGAGTTCACCAAGTGGCCATGA